AAGCGCCGCTCAGTAAAAGACCGGGAAGAAGCGGAGAAGTTCCGCTCAAAAGCGTTATTGTCCGACCTGCTGCCGGTGCTCGATAATTTTGAACGGGCACTTGCTGCTGAAACGGAAAATGAAAACAATAAATCTCTCCTGAAAGGTGTCCGCATGGTTTACAATACACTGCTTGAAGCAGTGAAGCGGGAAGGCCTTGAAGAAGTGAAATCGGTCGGTGAGCCGTTCGATCCGAACGTTCACCAGGCGGTCATGCAGGAAAAAGACGATTCACAGGAACCGGGCATTGTCCTTCAGGAATTCCAGAAAGGCTATATATTAAAGGGCCGCGTACTGCGTCCGGCAATGGTTAAAGTGAACGAATAATCGGTAATTGGAGGAATGGAAAATGAGCAAAATTATTGGTATTGACCTTGGAACAACAAACTCTTGTGTAGCTGTACTGGAAGGTGGCGAACCGAAAGTCATTCCGAATCCGGAAGGCAACCGCACGACGCCTTCAGTCGTGGCATTCAAAAACGGCGAACGCCAGGTCGGCGAAGTGGCAAAACGCCAGTCCATCACGAACCCGAACACAATCTCTTCCGTCAAGCGCCATATGGGTACTGACCATAAAGTGGAAGCTGAAGATAAGAAATACACACCGCAGGAAGTTTCAGCGATGATTCTGCAGTACCTGAAAGGCTATGCGGAAGAATATCTCGGTGAAAAAGTCGAAAAAGCGGTCATTACA
Above is a genomic segment from Planococcus lenghuensis containing:
- the grpE gene encoding nucleotide exchange factor GrpE — encoded protein: MAEQTNQQNEKEQKPADTETATEQETANTETPEPETEEVSGVQAEDAGDLQSEVDRLQEEVENEQNKYLRLLADYENFKRRSVKDREEAEKFRSKALLSDLLPVLDNFERALAAETENENNKSLLKGVRMVYNTLLEAVKREGLEEVKSVGEPFDPNVHQAVMQEKDDSQEPGIVLQEFQKGYILKGRVLRPAMVKVNE